The window TCTTGAACTGCGCCAAAAAGCCCGAGCCCAGCTGGGCGAACGCTTCGATATTCGTGCATTTCACGATGAAGTGTTAAAACATGGTGCGGTGCCATTGGCCGTATTAGAGGCCAATGTTATGCGCTGGATCGCGGACATGAAGTCTGATCCGAATCAAGTTAAAGCCAATCAGGCTAACCTACAATAAGACGCACTTTTCAGTGAGGCAGTGAGACAATGAACATTGTGACCAGACGTTATCCAAATGCAAGACCTCGCCGTATGCGGCGCGACGACTTCTCGCGTCGCCTCATGCGCGAACACTGCTTGACCGTGGACGACCTGATTTGGCCTGTTTTCGTTTTGGAAGGTACGCAACAGCGACAGGCGGTGCCTTCAATGCCAGGCGTCGAACGTTTAAGTATTGACTTGCTGTTGGAAGCGGCAGGTGAGGCGCATGCGCTTGGCATCCCGATGGTCGCCATTTTCCCGGTCACGCCAGCGGAAAAGAAATCGGATGACGCGCGCGAGGCATATAATCCAGACGGTCTGGCACAACGGGCAGTCAGGGCGCTTAAAAAAGCCTATCCTGAGCTCGGCGTGATGACTGACGTGGCCTTAGATCCCTTCACATCGCATGGCCAAGATGGTCTCATTGACGAAACCGGATACGTCCTCAACGACGAAACCATTGAGGTCCTCGTCAAGCAAGCACTGTCTCACGCCGAAGCCGGCGCTGACTTTGTGGCGCCATCGGATATGATGGATGGACGCATTGGCGCAATTCGGCGCGCGCTTGAGGCTGCGGGACATCACAATACGCGCATTATGGCCTATTCCGCCAAATATGCGTCACACTTTTATGGTCCGTTCCGGGATGCCGTCGGTTCTGCTGCAAATCTTGGTCGAGGCAATAAGTACACCTATCAAATGGACCCAGCCAATAGCGACGAAGCCCTGCAGGAAGTGGCGCTTGATATCGAAGAAGGGGCGGACATGGTCATGGTGAAGCCCGGCATGCCCTATCTGGATGTGGTTCGCCGAGTGAAAGACACCTTCGGCGTGCCGACGGCCGTTTATCAGGTCTCCGGGGAATATGCGATGATCCAGGCGGCCGCTGCCAATGGCTGGTTAGCACGCGATGCAGTGATGATGGAGTCACTTGTTGCCTTTAAACGGGCTGGCGCCGATGCGATTCTCACTTATTTCGCCGTCGATGCGGCCAGAATTTTGCGTCAATGATCCACCAAAGGCGCCCCGATAAAGTCGCCTAGATGCCAGCGTTCAAATGTGCGTAGCAGGGATAGACGAACTTCGTCGGCATTTTGTTTTTGCCACGCCTGACGAGCGAGACTGGCCAATTTTTGCGTCTCAAGCTGGGACAACATCGCTCGGATACGCGGTAGACTCGCACCATTCATGCTTAATGCGTCCACCCCGATCCCCACAAGCAGCGCCGCACCAAACACATCTCCAGCCATTTCACCGCATACATGGACCGGACAGCCTTCTTGATGTGCCCGTCGCACAATTTGACGGATCGCAAGCAATACCGCAGGATGCAACGGATCGCACTGCTTCGATACTTTGGGATTGGTGCGGTCACGGGCCAGCAGATACTGTGTGAGATCATTTGTCCCGATGCTGATAAAATCGACCCGCTGCACCAGCTTCTCTAGTTGAAAAATGCATGATGGCACTTCAATCACAAGCCCTAAACTCGGCATCGTGAACGCTTTTTCCGACAAACCAGTCTCAGCCAGCACGTCCATTTTCGCTTGCTTAAGCAATGCAATACTGGCGTCAACCTCGCCAACATCGCTAATCATAGGTAACGCAATGTGCAAATTGTTCAAACCAACATTCGCTTTGAGCATGGCGCGTAGTTGGCTTAAGAAAATTTCCGGATGGGCGAGACTGACGCGAATGCCTCGCCAGCCAAGGGACGGATTCGGCTCGTCAAAGTGGAAATAAGGGAGCGGTTTATCGCCGCCAATGTCTAATGTTCGAATGACAACCGGCTTACCCTTCATTTTTCGCAACACTTTCCGGTACAACCGTTCCTGCTCTGTCTCACTGAGAAAATGGTCGCTGAGCATAAACGGGACTTCGGTTCGAAATAAGCCAACGCCATCGGCAATGTCCTTAATTTCTCGTTCTGGATTGAGTGAAACACCTATATTCGTCAAAATTTGGATGGGCAGAGGCTCCGGCGCCTTTTGTTCACGTCGCGCAACGGAACGCCAGAATCGTTTTTGTTGTTTTTCCCGGCGAAGTTGAACCCGATAGAAATTTTCTGTCTTTGGCTCGGGGTTCACGAACACCTGTCCCCGGTATCCATCAACAATGACGGAGGCCTCAGCGAACATTTTTAAATCTGCCTCATCTAGACCAAAAACAGCGGGGAGACCTAACGCCCGAGTGAGAATCGCCACATGGGAGGTTGCCGAGCCATCCAAAGACACCACGCCCGCCACCCGCTTGCGAGGCAATTGCGCTAGCATCGCAGCGGTCAACTTCTGGGCAACCAATATCGCCCCCGAAGGGATCGCTTCCCCCGTGTCGTCAGCCTGCAGCATTTTGGTCAAGACTCGCTGACCGAGATCGATAATGTCTTCAGCTCGCTCTGCCAGATAGGGATCTTCAATCTTGGCCAAACGGCCCGCGTACTTCATCACCGCATGTTTTAGAGCGGACGGTGCCCAATAACCTTCGCTCAGATGGCGTTCCATGTCCTTCCAAAGCGCTGCATCCGACAAAATCTTGCCATAGGTATCAAAAAGAATCAGATCTTGATCACTGAGAACCCCAGACAACGATTCTGCGCTATGTTTAAGTTCGGACTGGACAGCTTTCACAGCTTGCCGGAGTCGTGCTCGCTCAATATCCCGCTGTTGTCCCTTGCGATCAGGCACTTTGCTTAAACTGATGTCAGGAAGTTGCACATACGCCGTGCCCATGGCTATCCCAGGCGATATGGCTAACGCGTGAAATATGTTTTCGCGTGCTTCGGTCTCGTGCCCAAAGCGTCCGACCACGGCGTCGGCCAATGGCTCAGCCAGTTGCGCAGCCAGTGTCAGAAACCAAGCTTCGTCTTCATCAGAAAA is drawn from Gammaproteobacteria bacterium and contains these coding sequences:
- the hemB gene encoding porphobilinogen synthase — its product is MNIVTRRYPNARPRRMRRDDFSRRLMREHCLTVDDLIWPVFVLEGTQQRQAVPSMPGVERLSIDLLLEAAGEAHALGIPMVAIFPVTPAEKKSDDAREAYNPDGLAQRAVRALKKAYPELGVMTDVALDPFTSHGQDGLIDETGYVLNDETIEVLVKQALSHAEAGADFVAPSDMMDGRIGAIRRALEAAGHHNTRIMAYSAKYASHFYGPFRDAVGSAANLGRGNKYTYQMDPANSDEALQEVALDIEEGADMVMVKPGMPYLDVVRRVKDTFGVPTAVYQVSGEYAMIQAAAANGWLARDAVMMESLVAFKRAGADAILTYFAVDAARILRQ
- the ptsP gene encoding phosphoenolpyruvate-protein phosphotransferase PtsP, with translation MVFRLRRWVLQLQDVARQPETLQHLIVELGQSVGADACTLFLADHKRQILLMVATYGLAPELIGQLRIPIDQGLVGRISQRQEHMRLRDARRHPDHLVIPGLGEERCRAFLGVPIVHLGQTIGVLVAQHFGRRQFSDEDEAWFLTLAAQLAEPLADAVVGRFGHETEARENIFHALAISPGIAMGTAYVQLPDISLSKVPDRKGQQRDIERARLRQAVKAVQSELKHSAESLSGVLSDQDLILFDTYGKILSDAALWKDMERHLSEGYWAPSALKHAVMKYAGRLAKIEDPYLAERAEDIIDLGQRVLTKMLQADDTGEAIPSGAILVAQKLTAAMLAQLPRKRVAGVVSLDGSATSHVAILTRALGLPAVFGLDEADLKMFAEASVIVDGYRGQVFVNPEPKTENFYRVQLRREKQQKRFWRSVARREQKAPEPLPIQILTNIGVSLNPEREIKDIADGVGLFRTEVPFMLSDHFLSETEQERLYRKVLRKMKGKPVVIRTLDIGGDKPLPYFHFDEPNPSLGWRGIRVSLAHPEIFLSQLRAMLKANVGLNNLHIALPMISDVGEVDASIALLKQAKMDVLAETGLSEKAFTMPSLGLVIEVPSCIFQLEKLVQRVDFISIGTNDLTQYLLARDRTNPKVSKQCDPLHPAVLLAIRQIVRRAHQEGCPVHVCGEMAGDVFGAALLVGIGVDALSMNGASLPRIRAMLSQLETQKLASLARQAWQKQNADEVRLSLLRTFERWHLGDFIGAPLVDH